A single genomic interval of Arthrobacter sp. NicSoilB8 harbors:
- a CDS encoding CocE/NonD family hydrolase C-terminal non-catalytic domain-containing protein has protein sequence MGTGAAHIFAEIDQPDTNFILRLWDYAPNGRRQLITSGYLKASHRELDERSTEGSPIHPHTRSVPVAPGTIEEYVLRLYPFANTFRPGHALTVELSNGEPLADEHNALLPPDAFHLPVGRPVTHKIYRDAAHPSRLVLPFTARTRAEGQAANSQAD, from the coding sequence ATCGGCACCGGAGCCGCGCACATCTTCGCCGAGATCGACCAGCCGGACACCAACTTCATCCTGCGCCTCTGGGACTACGCCCCCAACGGCAGGCGCCAGCTCATCACGAGCGGCTACCTCAAGGCCTCGCACCGTGAGCTCGACGAGAGGAGCACCGAGGGCAGCCCGATACACCCGCACACCCGCTCCGTCCCGGTGGCGCCCGGCACCATCGAGGAATATGTGCTGCGTCTCTACCCGTTCGCGAACACCTTCAGGCCCGGCCACGCGCTGACCGTGGAACTGTCCAATGGCGAGCCTCTCGCCGACGAGCACAACGCGCTGCTGCCGCCGGATGCCTTCCACCTGCCCGTAGGCCGTCCCGTCACCCACAAGATCTACCGCGACGCAGCCCACCCCTCCCGGCTGGTGCTGCCGTTCACCGCGCGCACGCGGGCCGAAGGACAGGCAGCCAACAGCCAGGCGGATTGA
- a CDS encoding maleylpyruvate isomerase family mycothiol-dependent enzyme, with the protein MVARHDQTSDPELLAALLQARRGTAFFARKLNELSDAELDGDSLLPGWTRRHITAHIGYNARAIARLVEWAATGVETPMYPSTEVRDHEIGFGATLSPIALRHLFDHSAVHLNVEWRDLPEDAWHHKVRTIQGREVPATETVWMRSREVWMHAIDLDNGASFRDIPAPVLERLLRDITGAWKTRGTDKGLVLRVTDQALTVGDTTSDSPTVVSGPLAAVVEWAAGRGSSGVTATTTGPAGSNGTATSNGRVPAAPKWI; encoded by the coding sequence ATGGTTGCCCGCCACGACCAGACGAGCGACCCGGAGCTGCTCGCGGCCCTGCTGCAGGCGCGCCGGGGTACGGCGTTCTTCGCCCGCAAGCTCAACGAGCTCAGTGACGCGGAGCTCGACGGCGACTCGCTGCTGCCGGGCTGGACCCGCCGCCACATCACCGCGCACATCGGCTACAACGCCCGGGCCATCGCCCGGCTGGTTGAGTGGGCGGCCACCGGCGTCGAGACCCCGATGTATCCCTCCACCGAGGTCCGGGACCATGAGATCGGCTTCGGCGCCACGCTGAGCCCGATCGCGCTGCGGCACCTCTTTGACCACTCCGCCGTACACCTGAACGTCGAATGGCGGGACCTGCCCGAGGACGCGTGGCACCACAAAGTCCGGACCATCCAGGGCCGCGAAGTGCCGGCCACGGAGACGGTCTGGATGCGCAGCCGCGAAGTCTGGATGCACGCCATCGACCTCGACAACGGCGCCAGCTTCCGCGACATCCCGGCACCCGTCCTCGAACGGCTCCTGCGCGACATCACCGGCGCCTGGAAGACCCGCGGCACCGACAAGGGGCTCGTGCTCCGGGTAACGGACCAGGCCCTCACGGTCGGGGACACGACGTCGGACTCCCCCACGGTCGTCTCCGGACCGCTGGCGGCAGTCGTCGAATGGGCCGCCGGCCGCGGCAGCAGCGGCGTCACCGCCACCACCACCGGACCCGCAGGATCCAACGGCACTGCAACATCAAACGGCAGAGTTCCGGCCGCACCGAAGTGGATCTGA
- a CDS encoding fumarylacetoacetate hydrolase family protein, producing MRLLTLRTGNGTTKAVRQDGDTLTEIDGFADVGALLRSEGWEATAQNANGATHPLEGADLDAVVPSPGKIICVGHNYRNHIKEMGREVPEFPTLFAKYQESLIGPNDDLALPQESDAVDWEAELAVVIGKKGRRISESDAPAHIAGYAVLNDVSMRDYQFRTIQWLQGKTWEKSTPFGPALVTKDEFTAGPLMTSAVDGDIQQQTPTGDLVFTPEYLVSYISTIITLNPGDVIATGTPGGVGHAQDPKRYLQEGQLLVTTIEGLGQLKNRVIKEA from the coding sequence ATGAGACTCCTCACCCTCCGCACCGGGAACGGCACCACGAAGGCTGTGCGCCAGGACGGCGACACCCTGACCGAGATCGACGGCTTCGCCGACGTCGGGGCGCTGCTCCGGTCAGAAGGCTGGGAAGCGACCGCGCAGAACGCGAACGGCGCCACGCACCCGCTCGAGGGCGCAGACCTCGACGCCGTCGTCCCCTCCCCCGGCAAGATCATCTGCGTGGGCCACAACTACCGCAACCACATCAAGGAAATGGGCCGGGAAGTCCCCGAATTCCCCACCCTGTTCGCCAAGTACCAGGAATCCCTGATCGGCCCCAACGACGACCTGGCCCTCCCGCAGGAATCCGACGCGGTCGACTGGGAGGCCGAACTCGCCGTCGTGATCGGCAAAAAGGGCCGCCGGATCAGCGAATCCGACGCCCCGGCCCACATCGCCGGCTACGCCGTCCTGAACGACGTGTCCATGCGCGACTACCAGTTCCGCACCATCCAGTGGCTGCAGGGCAAGACCTGGGAAAAGTCCACCCCGTTCGGACCGGCCCTGGTCACCAAGGACGAGTTCACCGCCGGCCCGCTGATGACCTCCGCGGTCGACGGCGACATCCAGCAGCAGACCCCCACCGGCGACCTCGTCTTCACCCCCGAATACCTGGTCTCCTACATCTCCACCATCATCACGCTCAACCCGGGCGACGTCATCGCCACCGGCACCCCCGGCGGCGTGGGCCACGCCCAGGACCCGAAGCGCTACCTGCAGGAGGGCCAGCTCCTGGTCACCACCATCGAGGGACTGGGACAGCTGAAGAACCGCGTCATCAAGGAAGCCTGA
- a CDS encoding cupin domain-containing protein, with the protein MSISAENTTHESVAAGHTAPEPTPEEAAQLKELYRDFDRENLIPLWTEIADLMPMVPSPKAVPHVWQWSDLYPLAARAGDLVPVGRGGERRAIALANPGLAGTPYATPTLWAAIQYLGARETAPEHRHSQNAFRFVVEGEGVWTVVNGDPVRMSRGDFLLTPGWNFHGHHNDTDQPMAWIDGLDIPFVHYADAGFFEFGTERVTDEATPDISRSERLWAHPGLRPLSGLDDTTSSPIAAYRWEYTDRALTEQLLLEDEGHPATVSQGHAAVRYTNPTTGGDVMTTIRAEFHRLRAGATTDTVREVGSSVWQVFEGTGSVVLNGQTRTLAKGDLFVVPSWAAWSLQADTSFDLFRFSDAPIFERLNFNRTYIEGRTK; encoded by the coding sequence GTGTCCATCAGCGCCGAGAACACGACTCATGAATCAGTGGCCGCGGGGCACACTGCTCCCGAGCCGACGCCCGAAGAAGCCGCCCAGCTCAAGGAGCTGTACCGGGATTTTGACCGGGAGAACCTGATCCCGCTGTGGACCGAGATCGCGGACCTGATGCCGATGGTCCCGTCGCCGAAGGCGGTGCCGCACGTGTGGCAGTGGAGTGATCTGTATCCGCTGGCGGCCCGTGCCGGGGATCTGGTTCCGGTGGGCCGGGGCGGGGAACGCCGGGCCATCGCGCTGGCCAACCCGGGCCTGGCCGGCACGCCGTATGCGACCCCCACGCTGTGGGCGGCCATCCAGTACCTCGGTGCCCGCGAGACCGCCCCGGAGCACCGGCACTCGCAGAACGCGTTCCGCTTCGTCGTCGAGGGCGAAGGGGTCTGGACGGTGGTGAACGGGGACCCGGTGCGGATGTCCCGCGGCGATTTCCTGCTGACGCCGGGCTGGAACTTCCACGGCCACCACAACGACACCGATCAGCCGATGGCCTGGATCGACGGCCTGGACATCCCGTTCGTGCACTACGCCGATGCCGGGTTCTTCGAGTTCGGCACCGAGCGCGTCACCGACGAGGCCACCCCGGACATCTCCCGCTCCGAACGGCTCTGGGCCCACCCCGGCCTGCGGCCGCTCTCCGGGCTGGATGACACCACGAGCTCCCCCATCGCGGCGTACCGCTGGGAATACACGGACCGCGCCCTGACCGAGCAGCTGCTGCTCGAGGACGAGGGCCACCCGGCCACCGTGTCCCAGGGCCACGCCGCCGTCCGCTACACCAACCCCACCACCGGCGGGGATGTGATGACGACCATCCGGGCCGAGTTCCACCGGCTCCGCGCCGGCGCCACCACCGATACCGTCCGCGAGGTCGGCTCCAGCGTCTGGCAGGTCTTCGAAGGGACCGGTTCCGTGGTCCTGAACGGCCAAACCAGGACCCTGGCCAAGGGCGACCTCTTCGTCGTCCCGTCCTGGGCCGCCTGGTCCCTGCAGGCCGACACAAGTTTCGATCTTTTCCGCTTCAGCGACGCCCCCATTTTCGAACGGCTGAACTTCAACCGCACCTACATCGAAGGACGCACCAAGTAA
- a CDS encoding IclR family transcriptional regulator: MQNTPASRSARKPVQKRPTYSIEAVDNALQLLQLLRDGGALRLKDAAAELGVAPSTAHRLLAMLVYRGFAVQDETRRYVPGPAMGVGPAGLSWTRQLRSLAQPHMELLSAQLNETVNLMVRVGTKVRFLATVEGNNVLRVGDRQGTVMPANKTSGGKAMLAELEPQMIDQLFRSNNAEIGGDTIPAAEYPAFLRELESTRSNGFAANFEGTEEGVSALGMALHNRHGHVVGALSVATPATRFRRVFDAGLVTALRETCRQLEIDIAANPAEPE; the protein is encoded by the coding sequence GTGCAGAACACGCCAGCATCCAGATCAGCCCGGAAGCCCGTCCAGAAGCGGCCCACCTACTCCATCGAGGCAGTCGACAATGCGCTGCAGCTCCTGCAGCTGCTCCGCGACGGCGGCGCGCTCCGGCTCAAGGACGCTGCCGCGGAGCTCGGAGTGGCCCCGTCCACGGCCCACCGTCTCCTGGCGATGCTGGTCTACCGGGGGTTCGCCGTCCAGGACGAAACCCGGCGCTATGTGCCCGGGCCGGCCATGGGGGTCGGGCCGGCCGGGCTGAGCTGGACCAGGCAGCTCCGCTCACTCGCCCAGCCGCACATGGAGCTCCTCTCGGCGCAACTGAACGAGACCGTCAACCTGATGGTGCGGGTGGGCACGAAAGTGCGCTTCCTGGCCACGGTGGAAGGGAACAACGTGTTGCGTGTTGGTGACCGGCAGGGGACGGTGATGCCCGCCAACAAGACGTCCGGCGGCAAGGCCATGCTCGCCGAACTGGAACCCCAGATGATCGACCAGCTCTTTCGCAGCAACAATGCCGAGATTGGCGGGGACACCATTCCGGCCGCGGAATACCCAGCGTTCCTGCGCGAGCTCGAGTCCACCCGCAGCAACGGCTTCGCGGCCAACTTCGAAGGCACAGAGGAGGGCGTGAGCGCCCTCGGGATGGCCCTGCACAACCGGCACGGGCACGTCGTCGGAGCGCTCAGCGTCGCCACTCCCGCGACCCGTTTCCGTCGGGTGTTCGACGCCGGACTCGTCACTGCCCTGCGCGAAACCTGCCGGCAGCTGGAGATCGATATCGCGGCAAACCCGGCCGAGCCGGAGTGA